A region from the Leopardus geoffroyi isolate Oge1 chromosome C2, O.geoffroyi_Oge1_pat1.0, whole genome shotgun sequence genome encodes:
- the LOC123610801 gene encoding putative protein FAM172B, whose amino-acid sequence MMCAEVQWLPVTRELSFQKFIEQSDLLEELKYDFNEKAELRHTETQRPFVFNYYKNVFERNSKRYQALGYLLEQYIYELLEKVCKLQKVYIPPEADKEPRSFFFMSERALTSHRSVLLVLLQDQGVFRAGQWSQQAIIHHGLQHGSQIPCIQMALQAHYDVIVLNPNDNFIDLNMEEERKGLLTQTKGSSSLKMVPEENFLSVQQPLQCTPKRCSNTPEEHMAYIWDYFISKTEGKDVAFIVHGYGGLVFMDLLVRKKWEVMNKVYAVAFIDSEHHVGHQLGSDVQLLAWIKHHCREWVTSPKPLDKPAATVLKQEFPMVSAGTEKHNLAPSSSLQSIFKYFKKALKAKTTINFSRVPIVTRSSTKRKQIA is encoded by the exons ATGATGTGTGCTGAAGTACAG tggttACCAGTTACTCGGGAGCTGAGCTTCCAAAAATTTATTGAACAATCTGACTTACTAGAAGAACTTAAATATGACTTCAATGAAAAAGCTGAATTGAGACACACTGAGACACAAAggccttttgtttttaactattataaaaatgtctttgagAGGAACAGCAAGCGCTACCAGGCCCTTGGCTATTTGCTTGAACAATATATTTATGAGCTTTTGGAGAAAGTATGCAAATTACAAAAAGTATATATCCCACCAGAGGCTGATAAAGAACCAAGAAGCTTCTTTTTCATGAGTGAGAGAGCATTAACAAGTCATCGTTctgttcttcttgttcttcttcaagACCAAGGAGTCTTTAGAGCTGGTCAGTGGAGTCAGCAGGCAATAATACATCATGGTCTCCAACATGGAAGTCAGATACCATGTATTCAAATGGCATTGCAGGCACATTATGATGTAATTGTGCTAAACCCCAATGACAATTTCATCGACCTAAACATGGAAGAAGAGCGGAAAGGCCTTTTAACACAAACTAAGGGGTCATCTTCCCTAAAAATGGTTCCAGAAGAGAACTTTTTATCTGTCCAGCAACCTCTCCAGTGCACCCCTAAAAGATGCAGCAACACTCCTGAAGAACACATGGCTTACATTTGGGATTACTTCATTTCAAAGACTGAAGGCAAGGATGTTGCCTTCATTGTACATGGTTACGGAGGCTTGGTTTTTATGGACTTACTTGTTCGTAAAAAGTGGGAAGTGATGAACAAAGTATATGCTGTTGCCTTTATTGACTCTGAACATCATGTAGGACACCAGCTGGGAAGTGATGTTCAGTTATTGGCCTGGATAAAGCACCACTGCCGTGAATGGGTGACAAGCCCTAAGCCTTTGGATAAACCTGCAGCTACTGTTTTAAAACAGGAGTTTCCTATGGTTTCTGCTGGTACAGAAAAACACAACTTAGCCCCTTCCTCTAGCCTTCAgtcaatttttaaatactttaaaaaagctTTGAAAGCCAAAACAACTATTAATTTTTCTCGAGTGCCAATAGTAACTAGAAGCTccacaaaaagaaagcaaattgctTAA